The segment GAGCATGCGTGTGAGAAGTCCTGTGCCTGTACCACTTGTCATGTGGTGGTCCGCGAAGGGTTCGACTCCCTTGAGCCGTCCGACGAGCTTGAGGACGATATGCTGGACAAGGCCTGGGGGCTGGAGCCGCACTCGCGTCTTTCCTGTCAGGCGGTGGTCGCCGAGAAGGACCTGGTAGTCGAGATTCCCAAGTACACCATCAATCAGGTTTCCGAAGGTCACTGAGGCAGGGCGCAAGATGAGTCTGAAATGGAACGACGTGCTGGAAATCGCCATCCAGCTGGCCGAAACGCGCCCTGAGGTAGATCCTCGCTACGCCAATTTCGTCGAGCTGCATCAATGGGTCCTGGCGCTCCCGGAATTCGCCGATGATCCGCAGCGCGGCGGCGAAAAAGTCCTCGAGGCGATCCAGGCGGCCTGGATCGAGGAAGCCGATTAGTCGGAGCAGGGCAGCCGCCGACGTCGCAGTCGGTCAGTCGCCTGCCCTTATGTTTTGACCTGAACCCGCGTATGATTCGCGGGTTTATTCATTTGCATCAACCCA is part of the Stutzerimonas balearica DSM 6083 genome and harbors:
- the fdx gene encoding ISC system 2Fe-2S type ferredoxin, coding for MPQIVFLPNADHCPEGAVIEASAGETVLDAALRNGIDIEHACEKSCACTTCHVVVREGFDSLEPSDELEDDMLDKAWGLEPHSRLSCQAVVAEKDLVVEIPKYTINQVSEGH
- the iscX gene encoding Fe-S cluster assembly protein IscX, which produces MSLKWNDVLEIAIQLAETRPEVDPRYANFVELHQWVLALPEFADDPQRGGEKVLEAIQAAWIEEAD